GCCAGTTTGATGGAGATGATGATACTGGGAAGAAGTAGGATGCTGCTCAGCCCAAGTCCGAACCAGAAGGAATTCtagaaaaatgaccaaaaacaagCTTTCAACTCGTTACAAACACAGTAGCGTAACGTCTCACAGCCGCCTCATCTATTGTAAACACCGCCCCCTAGTGGCCCTTAATATACTAGTCAATAAAACGTACAAGcggacaaaaaaagaagacccGGGACGCATTACTGTTTAAGACCACTGGATTACGCTTTTGCTTTTGGTTTTAAGGACGACCAATTCCGCAGAATTTGTGAGTAAAACAACACAATAATTTAGTTATAGATGGTGGTAGAGCATTTGGGAacacttttgggaaaaaaaattaaaaggatgttgcattggccgggaatcgaacccgggcctcCCGCGTGGCAGgcgagaattctaccactgaaccaccaatgcttGAATAAATGACGGTCGTATTGGGAAGAAAAGGTAGGGCTCTCTTACCACTGAATCAGCAATAAAACTGCAGGCAACGATCTCGATGCTATCCACAATGTTGCTGATGGGTTTACATTGCGCCACTTCGGATGTTAActggaattaaaaataaaacaaagtacagtaaACTAAAGTACAGTCCAGTCTTGAAAAACACACACTTTACAAAGAATACTTACAGAGTTATGAACCCAGTTGGTGTACTGTCTGAAGTAGCCAACCAAACTTTGGACATACTTTTTAGTTTCCTGAacacacaacaaaaataacaacaaaaatgttaatttaatgtTCTGGTTTCAGTACCTTTGACAGCCTTTGAGGGGCAAATAAACTAAATTATTTGGATGACtggtgctgtcaatggcaggcaaagagCGAACTTAGACAAAAATGGTAGTCGTCGGGTAAGAATTTGTAGTTATGCGTACTTGCTTGACCACGTGTGAGGCGTTATGGCTGATCAAGTACTCGGCGGCGTCGATGGCGCTCAGGATGTTGGTCACCTTCACCTAAAAACGGGATTtttggataaataaaaaaaaggttagtGTGTATTATAgttataatatgtatataaataaagaaaaatgtggaTGCTTTTCTTACTGGAAGGTCACTGGAGGTTTTTTGCAACTGTTTTATACTTTGACTCATGGTActctgcacaaaaaaaaacacacaaatgttaCAATAGTCTTATTTTTCTTGTTGGTCATCATGTTTATGAACAAATTCACAGGTTACACGATGATACACcgctacaaaaaacaacaacaactagcAACACTGCCACAAAAGCGGCTTACCCTGGCACGGACATATTTCTGTTATAGTGaatacaaagtaaaaataaagtcaTATAGTTGCATCAGTACAtgtattaaaatggaaaatagtgTTGGGCCATATGGGAGAAAATGTTTATCATATTTCTCATTGAATTTGCAAAGTTAAAATTTATACATAATATAAGAAATGAATGGAAACCAATACAATTGAGAATGTTTTTAGAGACTGTTGAAAACAGATTGcgttattttaatcaaatatataatgtaatgtaaaaatatatatatattttttacattttttttgtgttttttaataatgtaaaaaacatAGCTATCCTCATATGGTCCAGCACAGAATAAAAATGCGCCCGGAACGTACCATGGCTTGCTCCATGGGGAGCACCAATTCTTTATGAATGAGTCGAACGCTACTCGCGTGACCTTTTAGCGCATTTTCCAGAGCGCCACgtggctgcaaaaaaaaaaaaaaaaacacataaaaagtcACATACCAGACACGCTAATGCTTgccacattttttggggggggaaaaaaaaaggatgttgcattggccgggaatcgaacccgggcctcCCGCGTGGCAGgcgagaattctaccactgaaccaccaatgcttCATGTCTACTCACCAGCTGGTCGGCGTGTTGCTCCAAGTCAGCGGAGAAGGTTAACAGGTCCACTTGGGTGATCCCTTTGTTGACCTTTTTGGAttagaaacaaattaatttttaagtttttggttatttgatcatttgaaaaaaaaaagtgggtccACCTCGGCGAGGTAAGCCTCGTAGTCGATGACTCCGATTCCCGAATTGGCGAAGTTGATGAGGTTGTCTCTACCCGCCTGTTCCAGCAACGTGATGTCCTGCAAGTCCACTTGGACGCTCTCAAAAACTTTGCCCAAGTCTTTGTTGTACTAAAAAGGGAGGCTTAGTTagaatgaggttttttttgtttctctgcTGCCACAGATGGCGCTAATCGTCCAATCTAGGAGAGGCAAATGAACAATATTGTTGAGACATTCGTGGCACTGAAAAATGAGTATGCACAGTCTGTTGAGGTGAAGAACAACGCCACCTGGGGGCCAAGTGGGATCCCCTGGTGAGCCAGATCCGGCCCACAAGCCACAGGTTTGACACCACTGTCTCATATGATTAGATatagggtgtcaaactcggatTAGTTTGCGGGCTGCAATAACGTCAACATGGTTTTAAGTGGgccgaaccattttagatagaatatttatatttttatattttttataaatggattaatagaactggattaaaaaccctgaatattctgtttttttatagatcagaAACAATGTTAAATTTAGGTTTTTTAGAGATtattagatttgacaaaattatttttgaactaaaatactTGCCACGGTTCTGTTGAGGAATGAGTTGATGTTGAACATGGTTTCCAGTTGCAGAGCGTGATAAAGGCCGTTGTTATCGTAGCattccctatttaaaaaaaataaaattagagtCAGAAAGTCGACTGGTTTCCTAATTGTGGTGACCGTGGCTTTACCGACCGGTACATGCTTCCCAGGGTCAAGTCAATGTTGGGGTTCTGAAAGAGCATCCCGGGGAGGAAGTTCTTCTTGGCCGGGTGGACCAGGAAAGGTGTGTCGATGATCTGTATAAGGGATGGTGTCAACTTTATGGGTAAATTCATATCCACAAGtgattaaaaagagaaaaagtgtGACCTTGAAGAGTTGTCGGTTGGCCAACGGCTCGCACAGCAGCTTCTCCACGTTGCCCCCGACCACAAACAGGGCGGTGACCAGGGCCATCAACAGCCAGGCGAAGATGAAGGAGAAGCTAACACCGCTGTcaaccaaacaaaaacagacaataTTTACagcaatccctcaaatatcacagtTTCACTAcgtggcaattttttttctggggaaatatgtatttatcttatttaaagttaataaaaatgtgaaaatccatgctgaaactcaaaacagaagccacttttgctactaagACTcaggactgaaaaaaaaaattccacttatcgcaaattcactactttttttctgctattaataataattattattattttttaagttcataaaaattgaaaatccacactgtaaGCGGAAGCCAATCTTGTTATTAAGACTGTAGTAAGACTAATACTGctacactataaaaaaataaaaaataaaatatataaaatattaaaaatgttagtAATTTTTGTCATGTGCGTTCTTATGTGTAGTTATTGCGTGTAATCGTACTAAAaagtatatgatttttttttacgtaCGCCATGAGGAGATTCCCTCCCGTGTTGGACATGCATCCGCGGGTGGTGGGCGTGGCCTGTTTGTCGTAGCCGCAGGTGCCGCACAGCAGGCCCAGGACGTTGAAGGACAGGACCAGGACGGCCGCGCAAAGGACGGCTACGCAGCCAATCCACCTAGGGGCCAAAGAACGCCATGGAACGGACGCGAACATGGCCGCCGCCGCGATCCAATTACCTGTAAAAGTCCATTTGGTCGATCTGCGCGTAGTATGACTCGATGTTTTTCTGTCCTTGGGTGAGGAAGACGGTGAAATTGGCCAGCGAGCTCTCCACCGGGAACATCTTGGCAAAGTCGTTGATTTCCGAGCCGATTTTGTCCAGCGTTCCTTTCACTCCTGAGACAGAAAATGCTAAATTGAATacaactaaaatattaaaatgtgaggGTGGGGGGAGATGAAGGAGGGAGACTTACGAGGTAATGCTGAAGAGAAAGCATccgaaagagaaaaagaaaaaatagaagaaaatgatgattgaattcATTATATTTTCATTGAAATAATGACCATGTCTTTGAAGTTttgtatattaataataataaggttGTGGTACCTGTTACAATATTTTTGGTTTGCTCTTTGACCAGCTTGGGCGTGTCGTTGAAGGACGAGTAGccctgcaacaaaaaaacatgaatacaattcaataaaataactttaaacaaaactaaaaataactATGTAAGaagtttaactttttttaaatggttttccAATTCAGatattgaaagaaaaattaATGTACCAggttaataacaacaaaaatatatttactacCATCCAAATAtggacattaaaaaatgaagtaaacaaaacattaaaaatacatttttttgaatgagaaaaaaaatctgccaaaaaatAGCAgccacttatttattgatttatgtattcatttattcattaacttatttattacctatttatttatgtctaaaatgtctttttctgtgtctgtattctcaccctcttgctacggtgacaacaacatttcccaaataATGAATCAAATTATATAATCTAATAAATTCTGCTGACCTTTTGCATAATATTGCTGAGGTCCGTCTTGAGAATGACGTGGACGTTCTCCAAGGCTCTGTCCACGTCggccagctaaaaaaaaaacaaataaatagggTCAAAAGGTCATCGGGGTGGGGCTCAAGGACCCTCGGTCGCTCTCACCTTGGAAAAGTCGGCGTTGACGCTGAGCTGGAAGAGCGTGGCGCGGACGGCGTTGCAGGTGGGCGACACGGCGCCGTTGGTGCACGCCGGGTCCGACAGGGTGTTGGAGAGCGAGGCCCGCTCCACGGCCAGGCCCTCCTTCAGACGCTCCGAGCCTTCTTGGAGGACCTGCAGCGAGGAAGCCATGTTCTCCAGGGATTCTTTACTCTCGCGCATGGCTGCCGGGAATAAAAGAGTGGTGAGGAAATGGACGTCCGTCGCCGTCCAAAATGGACATAAAGGCTAATAATCGCTAGCCACAACGAGACCGCTCGCTAACAACACATTTTCAATCACAGACATCAAAATTAGCAACTTTTGCTTTTGTTACCTTTGATTGCATTCTCAACTTTggctaaacaaaaaaagcaggaatatttacattattattgaaaaagaaaaactattaaACCTGTTTGACTTAAAAGGAAATACAAATTTAATGCTATTTAGATTTGCATTTATTTcaataatgatgaaaaataagaatgaaataatggacaaagtgcaaaaatatatttttaggtatgACAAATGACGAAATATATTGCAAATATTAAGCAGGAagatatttacatttatcataacataattaaaattgtaaatatatttgatttaataatatttaaataaaaaacaaaaatccatcaactaaaataaaaataatatataatgacTCCCCAAATGTTCTTTTAAATCCACAAACTAAAATATAACTGATGACTGTTTAAGAAAACAATGACCCTACAACacatcaattattattttttcaaaataaaagcagacgCTTACCTCCCGCCATCCGTAAGGCGGCGTCCAGCGAGGGAACCACTTCCTTCTCCAGCTGGCTGTAAATCCTCCCACCCAGTAAAGGTCCAATATCTATTGGTCAAAATGGCAGAAACTCCATTTTAGCGACCATTAGTCAACAGTCGGTGGTCGCTAGCCACGGTTTAGCGTCAAATTAGCCTAGCGTACACAGGACTGAGACACTTACTGTCCATTTCCGACAAGATTTTATTCTTGGCCGTGATGTACTGTGACGTCATGTAGTCGATTTGCTGTGGAGGGAGACAAAACAAGAATGGTGGTGAGATGTGAAGGATGGAAAAGCGAAAGAAGATAAAGAGAGGCACTGACGGCCGGCGTGTTGTTGGCAAACGTCTTCAAGTCTCGGATGTTGGTGTTGATCAAACGTCGTGTGCTCTTGATGTGTGAGCTCATGTTGTGGTTGGCCGCGTGAGCCATCATCACTCCCAAACTAAcacaaaaattcattaaaatgaagaaagacattgtttttaaatgtcaaaaatggaaatattttctgaactgaaaGTAAAAACCAGTCACTCTTAGCTAGGAACAAGTTAGCATGCAGATTGCAAGGACATGCAAACTGcaaacagtgaggacccacctgggatcgaacccacctGATCTGCGAGGCCAACGCACCAACCACTTTCTCACcgtacatttaaatttgttatcatttttatatttaagaatatattttttttttcacagcttcacatcacagatttttagtgaagttaaaaaaaatatatatatatttttttaagttcataaaaatgtgaaaatcctcgctgaaactcgcaagcgggaagccactccccttgcaaaaaagtatatataaatacttgtTAAActggggtgaccctactttcgcggtgataatcgagggattactgtatataaatatattacatatattatacatatttaaGAATACTTTTGATATCAACAGTCATTTTCCTATTGCAAGAAGGCATGGCTCACACAATCAAGAAGGTGGTGACGACCAGCGTGGCGGTGAAGAATCCCCGGCGGCAGTCGGCGTTCTTGCGCTGGCGCTGGTGCATCTCCCCGCCGCAATTTTCGCAGCAACGGCAAATGCAGAAGAAGGCGCCCAGGACGGGGACCAGCACCACGAACAAAAGGCCCACGCCGCCGCATACCAGGAAGCCCAATTCGTAGTAGGCACCCTGCCGAGAAAGTTTttcaaaaatcaatcaaaaataaacGGAAAGTGACCCAGGAAGAGTATATATTCCCCAAAATAGTCCATaggcctaaaaaaatgaaaaaggttacCTCAAGAAGGAGCACCACGTTGTCCGGCTGcgttttgaaaacaaacaaaaaaatcaaaatccaattaaaatatgattttatcaTATTGAtagaaattgtgaaaaaaatgacaaaccttTCTCCATTCGTCCAGTTTAATCCCGCCCATATTTTGCTGaatgactttaatgatgaaatctgaaagaaaaatacaatacaatcaataaatgttattattcattgttttatgaaatgacagaaaataatttttaaattaatatttcaagttttggccttttatttttgtcagaTAAAGTCCCCAAAAAATTAAGAGAATTTTAcggttgatttatttattttttcaaggcCATCCttttaagtaaataatcaaatatttaattttaaatgttttgttgcTGATTGGGCGAAAGTGTTAAACCGTCCCTCCCGTAAGGTTTGGATGGCCAACGAGTCGCTTTCGGCACCACCTGTTcttcctcccccccccccctgccgtCTTCTTAGTTAGCATTAGACGGCTAAGCTTGGACAGCTTAATTCGGGAAACCGCTAGCTGGGACTCGTCTTTGTTTTGATAGCAAAACGTAGCTGAATGGACGACGGAATCCATGTCGGCGAGCCCTCCGTCCAGGTGGTGGAGCATCAAAGCACCCCCCACGAAAACACCCTCCGTTAGCATTAGCTTTACTTGACGTCTCTTCCTGTAAAGTATAAATATAGTGTGGGTCAATCCTGGGTGCTGACCCATTCCGACAGATTAACCTGGCCGGCGTGACCTCCAAACAACCTGCTTTTATTTCAGTCTtacatctttgtttttattttgatttcttttcaaatcatctacattaattttatttgtaaaaataaagatcttattttttcattgatttttccctttgccatgatttaaaatgaataaacattctattttttaattgaatttgacacttaaatccatttcattttctgaaccgcttttctCACAATgtgcgcggggggtgctggggcctattcAGGCGGAGGATATCCAGAATGGGTGGCAAGCCAATAGCAGGACACCAGgagaaaaaacaaccaatcGCTCCGAGCTAGCGACAAGTTAGCAtttaattagcttagcatgcctctttttggggatgtgggaggaaagtggagtacccggaaaaagaaaaaaaaaacctggggagaacattcaaactccacacattgcgAGGACCCATCTGGGATCGAAcacacgaccccagaactgcgaggccgacgtgctaaccacttgcacaccacgttttttttttttttttttaaatactctcTAAAACAACGATGAGTATTAACGAGCTGATTGACCGTTTGTAGCACCTGTGTCATGTCGGCATATGGTCCGCCTTGGATTAAGGTCTTACGCGGTGATGCAGGTGACTTGAGAAAGCTTCCCCTAATCGCTGATCTGCTAATTGATTAGCCAGCCCGGCGCGGCGAACCAAAAGCGGCAGCGACTTAAAAGGCCTCCAATCCCAACGCCGCGAGCTAACGCGTACCAGCTAACGTGACTTGAAAAACAGTAGACAAAAAATCTGGCCTTTTAGCCAggggaaaaatggaaatttgGGTTTGGAGCGGCCATTTTGGAGGTCCATTTTAGAGCTAAAAATAGCCTgtcaagtacaaaaaaaaactctttgacCGTGAAATACGGCGGCCGCGTCTATCGCAAATTAACGTGcgaaaagtaaaacaaaaagtcggccattttgatttgatatgaCCAGAAAACAACCTTAGTAGACTTAGATTATAATAGCAAGATGCATTAAAAAAGCTTTGTGCCAAACGTAAACAGGACGTAAGCCACCAGAGtctaaagcagtttttttttagactcaATTCCACGGAAAAGGGAGGAATGACATTAGAGATAGTTTGAAGCAACGTGGCCGTAAAATACAATAAACGACGATTATCTCGTGTTAGCTAAACAGTGTGTAAACAGTTTTTTGATCGCACACGTTTGGACTTTGTTGTTTAGTGAGCATTCGGTGACTTTACAACCCCCCTTTTaagtaaacattttttcctcgcggttcttttgaaatatttctcaacaaaaatatccaattgaagagattttttttttaaatagacattTCGTGTGCATTTTATTGTGGATTTTACTGATTGCTGCTATTTGGAcaggtttttgttatttttcttgttgtcgTAGCATATTTTTCCATCATATTGACGGTTTTCaatcaaattgtattttaaGTCAATTTCTTGACATAAATCAAACTTAAACTCCCAACAAACTAAATTGCTTCTCCAGACTCACCTGTCATAACTGTTTTATAGTGATGGGAAATTAAAATTGGGACAAAAAAGTGCCAAAAACTTTGCAAAATTCTTACCTTTGGGGAAGGAGTTGGGTTGGATGACGTTAAGAAAACCGTGCACCATGTGGAAGAGGACCCCGATGGCTCCGGGCTCGTAGTAAGCGTGGGTGTCGTACACCGCCGACGGGACGAAGCCGAAACTCAGCTGCTCCACCGGGGGCGGCGAGCGCTGCCAGGTGGGGTCCGCTCGGGAGTCGCTCTGCTTCGGTGGAAGTCCGCTTTCGCTCCCGGGGCTAGCGACGACGGCTGCCCAGCAACACAGCAGCGGGACGAGCCACCGTGACCACAACATGTCTCcgttcgtccgtccgtccgtccggccCTCCGGCGGCGGGGGAAAAAGTGAAATTCAAGGGGCGAGACCCTCGCTGTGTAATCCTCAATACGACACCTGTCCGTTCCGGAAAAGTTTACAAGAAGAGGAATAAAAGCGTTAAATGAAACGTTCTTTTTTCGGCGTCGTCGCGCATCTTCCCCACGGGGTTCGTCGCTCCTCGCACCGGCTGGAGTTGATCACTCAAGTCGCCGCTCCAACTCCAAATCCCGTTTGAGTGAGGGAACGTCGAAAAAGTCACGTGCCGCTCAAACGCCGTAGCTGAAACAAATGAGAAAGGAAACGAAAGAAAGCCGATTTCTTTCAGGTTGTTAGTGCACTAAGCTATTTAGGAGATgtatatactttatattttataaatgaattcaaATAAATCCATATAAGGGAAATGGTGGTTTGCAGGAACAACAAACGATAACATGTGGACGGTCCCTTGAGTTAAATACAGCACACTGGGGATACCGGAAATCGACATTACACTTGAATTTCAAATTAATTAACAGGTGCAACTActgtacatgaaaaaataatgttgtaatcAAAAATGAAGATCATTCTTTTGCatttaatacaaatgaattgaaaacttgTAACAGATCTATTTCCGATAACTTAACATTGTTACTGTTACTGAAAACAATGTTACAGATATGATCACTTTGAAGAGCCATATACAATTGataatattattcattttaggGAATGAGGTCAGTgcgtcaattaaaaaaaaatccactttctcTTTCATCAAAGAAATTATGTTGCAACAAAAAGACGAAAAAACGTTTTCTAAACCAAAATAGTTTATTCTTCTCGGAAGATGacatcacacacacgcacgcacgcgcagaCAAAGCGAACCCAGAAGTTATCAGTAACGACGTCAGTCAAAGATGAGACAGTGCATCTCGGCGTAGAGGATTgcaaaagtctacacacccttACAcctagattattattattattattattttaaagccCGGAAAGACGCAAAATACACTCCGATGGACCTTCAAAataaggaaaccagagtagttTTGAATTCCCATGTCCAATCgatcgctgccaaccctccccgTCACAACaaattggacgtcaatggcagtcaattaaTTCAGAGGCTCAAAAAAGAAGACTCGGAGGCATTTCAGGTGAGCGACGTCACTAAATGATTAATCCGCGGTTTAAAATGATCGTGGTAGGCCGACAGCGAATTCTGCCCGGCAACAAGCCAAAACAAatgtgattggacgtctatatcCGTCCGAGGTGTGTAGACTTTTCAACGCCAAcgtaaaaacagtttttaaaaaaaaatgttacttgaCAAAGTCATTCAAAAACGTACAATCCAATATAAAACAATTCAACGCTAACGTTAAAAACCTCAAAATTGTAACAATTGGTATTTTCTGCACATTATGTAAAATGATTTTGGTCTATTCTTATGGATTTTTTTAGAGTTAAAAGGGTTGTTTTTACAAATGGTTTAGCTAGGCTAATCCAGTTAAAAAGAAGGAGTCGTCGTCATTGGCACTGAAACGTGCCAATCATTTGAAGACTAAAATCAATAGTTTCAAAAATGATGGGTCTCAAGATTGAGCCCCGGGGTACGCCTGATTCTTCTTCGTTACTTTGACACATTCCTTCAACAGAAACATTCAAATTTcttacaatgaaaaaataaaacaaattattcACCTGAATCTTTTGTTACCTAAGTTTAGACATCCATTCAGAAGAGTTGATCACGAGTCGGTACTCAATCCAGTCTTTCAATTTCTCCCATccttcccacttgaaatggattggacgtgcaGAGCAgtcaatgacattaaaaatcATTGGAGGAATACATAAGTACATACAAAATActaatgatgaaaaaataatagaacTTTAAATGGGCaaaataaagctaaaaatgtgaaaatcctaaATTACAAAGAAACTGGAAGCTATTCTCTTACATCCCTATTTTAATTCTTATATATTtagttcaaaatatttttttagtttcttgtagtttaaatttaattcctaaaatattttattttacttaaaaaactGTCCTACCTTTGCTTTTTTCCACTTGACCACTAATTAATTGAAGGCAAATtacaattcttaaaaaaaataataataaaaataaattttcaaaaatgtatatCATAACAAACGTACTTACATATTCCTCCGCTGCTCTTTGATGTACAATCGTCACACGTTGAGGAAACAATAACAATAGCTGCAAATgctttggggaagaaaaaagaaatctaaaagaatgaaaaagacAAAGACAGTGCACTTGTAACCATTACATCAACTTCCACGGCGACTTCTGCCTTGGCCGCCGCCCTCTTTGGGAGCGTTCCGGCCATCCCCCGCGGCGCCGGCGCGCGGCAACAACTCGGCGCCGCCACGGCGTGTTacgaataaattaataaatactcATCGTCTGGTCGATTCAGTCGATGCGGTTCCCGCAGATGGTGAAGCGGTCGATTTCCAGCAAGTCTTTTTTGGGCGTCCGGCGCGCCGCCGCGTCCTGGTCCAGGCCCGTGTCGGTGTTGATCAGCTTTGCcgcgtcgtcgtcctcgtcgggCGTGGTGAGGAAGATGTCCGAGTCGCTTTTGGGGATGGAAGCCGAGGCCGAGACCCCCGCGCCGGGATTGGTCTCCGACACGTAGACGGGTTGCGGGCTGACGGACGCCAGGGGGATCCCGGATTTGTCCGTGGTGGCTTCTACGGAAAAAGATGGCAGCAATTTATTGATTTGGTGGTTTTAGAGTGCCTTTGCTTTTGTAGCATAGCAGAGGCTAATCTTGAAACAGTGGCTAAGCTAGTtagcatttaatttaaatacttGTTGACTAAATCTCCACCACGTCCAATCATCCTCCTACAAATGTGTTTGTGCATACCTTGCGTGGCGGGGGCGCCCGGCGACGGCTTGGCGCGGTGCGCCCGGGAGTTGACGCGGCTGGACACGGCCGACGGCGGCGGCTCGAAGAGTTTCTCCTCCATGTTGGCCTCCTTGACGAAGGCGCACGAGGTGCCCAGCAAGATGATGCTGTTGAGGACCTTCAAGGTGATCAACCTGGAAAGGAGCAAGCGTCAGGGGGGCGGGATTTGGAGCACAGGGGCCCTGGGGGCGGAATTTACCCCAAATAGAAGAGCAGCACGCACACCAAGGAGAGCGAGCCTTGGATCTTCACAGAGCTGCTCACCACACGGATCAGCTGTACggagaagaaaaagacaaaaaaatctttacatGGTCACCACGGCGAGGGGAAATGGACGTTGGCGTGACCACTGACCAGCAGTGCCAGGGGAAGAGGGATGAAGCCCATTCTCCGGGAAACAGAGTCGCTGTAGTCGGTGTACGCCTGTgcgcaatgaaaaaaaaacatgttagcgACGAGCTAGGCTAGGCgctaacacaaaatattttacagtatcCTCTATTACTAGCAAGAGAAGTCTAAAATGGAATGAATAGCATGTTAGCAACAAGTTAGCAAGATTCTAATGAAATGAATGCAGACTTAAAGGCGCAAATGTGTCAATAAATAGGTCATTATTCTAGTTTTGATTTGTATATAAAAATCCAAAGGCTAAAATAGCATGATTCCCTGacagacaaaacaacaacaacaaggacTCACGTTTTTCTGTCGGCTGCTGACCAGGTCAAAGGCCAGACTGGCTCGATACTCTCCGTAAACCTGCCACGTGAGGACAAAAGACACAAAGTTTTATTTCATATGACATATAAGGACATTtaggacatgtttttcaaaatggTTCCCGAGGATTTCCGGGTATTTTGGggtgtaacatttttttcaggacaGTAAGTATT
This region of Stigmatopora nigra isolate UIUO_SnigA chromosome 6, RoL_Snig_1.1, whole genome shotgun sequence genomic DNA includes:
- the prom1b gene encoding prominin 1 b isoform X1, with product MLWSRWLVPLLCCWAAVVASPGSESGLPPKQSDSRADPTWQRSPPPVEQLSFGFVPSAVYDTHAYYEPGAIGVLFHMVHGFLNVIQPNSFPKDFIIKVIQQNMGGIKLDEWRKPDNVVLLLEGAYYELGFLVCGGVGLLFVVLVPVLGAFFCICRCCENCGGEMHQRQRKNADCRRGFFTATLVVTTFLIVLGVMMAHAANHNMSSHIKSTRRLINTNIRDLKTFANNTPAQIDYMTSQYITAKNKILSEMDNIGPLLGGRIYSQLEKEVVPSLDAALRMAGAKVENAIKAMRESKESLENMASSLQVLQEGSERLKEGLAVERASLSNTLSDPACTNGAVSPTCNAVRATLFQLSVNADFSKLADVDRALENVHVILKTDLSNIMQKGYSSFNDTPKLVKEQTKNIVTALPRVKGTLDKIGSEINDFAKMFPVESSLANFTVFLTQGQKNIESYYAQIDQMDFYRWIGCVAVLCAAVLVLSFNVLGLLCGTCGYDKQATPTTRGCMSNTGGNLLMAGVSFSFIFAWLLMALVTALFVVGGNVEKLLCEPLANRQLFKIIDTPFLVHPAKKNFLPGMLFQNPNIDLTLGSMYRECYDNNGLYHALQLETMFNINSFLNRTVYNKDLGKVFESVQVDLQDITLLEQAGRDNLINFANSGIGVIDYEAYLAEVNKGITQVDLLTFSADLEQHADQLPRGALENALKGHASSVRLIHKELVLPMEQAMKYVRARSTMSQSIKQLQKTSSDLPVKVTNILSAIDAAEYLISHNASHVVKQETKKYVQSLVGYFRQYTNWVHNSLTSEVAQCKPISNIVDSIEIVACSFIADSVNSFWFGLGLSSILLLPSIIISIKLAKYYRRMDTEDVFEDSSPYSDVLMPFPRACTTAADPKWEVCPIDSGQENWN
- the prom1b gene encoding prominin 1 b isoform X7 gives rise to the protein MLWSRWLVPLLCCWAAVVASPGSESGLPPKQSDSRADPTWQRSPPPVEQLSFGFVPSAVYDTHAYYEPGAIGVLFHMVHGFLNVIQPNSFPKDFIIKVIQQNMGGIKLDEWRKPDNVVLLLEGAYYELGFLVCGGVGLLFVVLVPVLGAFFCICRCCENCGGEMHQRQRKNADCRRGFFTATLVVTTFLIVLGVMMAHAANHNMSSHIKSTRRLINTNIRDLKTFANNTPAQIDYMTSQYITAKNKILSEMDNIGPLLGGRIYSQLEKEVVPSLDAALRMAGAKVENAIKAMRESKESLENMASSLQVLQEGSERLKEGLAVERASLSNTLSDPACTNGAVSPTCNAVRATLFQLSVNADFSKLADVDRALENVHVILKTDLSNIMQKGYSSFNDTPKLVKEQTKNIVTALPRVKGTLDKIGSEINDFAKMFPVESSLANFTVFLTQGQKNIESYYAQIDQMDFYRWIGCVAVLCAAVLVLSFNVLGLLCGTCGYDKQATPTTRGCMSNTGGNLLMAGVSFSFIFAWLLMALVTALFVVGGNVEKLLCEPLANRQLFKIIDTPFLVHPAKKNFLPGMLFQNPNIDLTLGSMYRECYDNNGLYHALQLETMFNINSFLNRTVYNKDLGKVFESVQVDLQDITLLEQAGRDNLINFANSGIGVIDYEAYLAEVNKGITQVDLLTFSADLEQHADQLPRGALENALKGHASSVRLIHKELVLPMEQAMKYVRARSTMSQSIKQLQKTSSDLPVKVTNILSAIDAAEYLISHNASHVVKQETKKYVQSLVGYFRQYTNWVHNSLTSEVAQCKPISNIVDSIEIVACSFIADSVNSFWFGLGLSSILLLPSIIISIKLAKYYRRMDTEDVFEDGQENWN